The following proteins are co-located in the Flammeovirga kamogawensis genome:
- the fcl gene encoding GDP-L-fucose synthase: MEKASKIYIAGHKGMVGSAIHRKLVAEGYTNIVVRTSSKLDLKDQVAVTAFFEKEKPDYVFLAAAKVGGIQANNIYRAQFLYENLMIQNNVIHQSYVHGVKKLLFLGSSCIYPKMAPQPLKENYLLTGILEPTNEPYAIAKISGIKMCEAYRAQYGCNFISAMPTNLYGYNDNYHPQNSHVLPALLRKFHEAKESNAATVEVWGSGAPLREFMFVDDLAAACYFLMQNYNGEQFVNIGTGVDLSIKELAETIKEVVGFEGELVWDASKPDGTPRKLMDVSNLNNLGFTHKVDLREGIELTYKDFVAKNKFVER; the protein is encoded by the coding sequence ATGGAAAAGGCATCAAAAATATACATTGCAGGTCACAAAGGAATGGTAGGCTCTGCAATACATAGAAAATTAGTTGCAGAAGGTTACACTAATATTGTTGTACGTACATCCTCAAAACTAGACTTAAAAGATCAAGTAGCTGTTACTGCTTTCTTTGAAAAAGAAAAGCCAGACTATGTATTTTTAGCTGCTGCAAAAGTTGGAGGTATTCAAGCCAATAACATCTATAGAGCACAGTTCCTATATGAGAATTTAATGATACAAAATAACGTCATCCATCAAAGTTACGTGCACGGTGTAAAGAAATTACTCTTTTTAGGCTCTTCATGCATTTATCCCAAAATGGCTCCTCAGCCTTTAAAAGAAAACTATCTACTTACAGGAATATTAGAGCCAACGAATGAACCTTATGCCATAGCTAAAATTTCGGGTATAAAAATGTGTGAAGCTTACAGAGCACAATATGGATGTAACTTCATCTCAGCAATGCCCACTAACCTCTATGGATATAACGATAATTACCACCCACAGAATTCTCATGTACTCCCAGCCCTATTGCGTAAGTTCCATGAAGCAAAAGAAAGCAATGCAGCAACTGTAGAAGTTTGGGGTTCTGGTGCACCATTAAGAGAATTTATGTTTGTAGATGACCTTGCTGCTGCCTGTTACTTCCTCATGCAAAATTATAATGGTGAGCAATTTGTGAATATAGGTACAGGAGTAGATCTTAGTATCAAGGAATTAGCAGAAACCATAAAAGAAGTTGTTGGTTTTGAAGGTGAATTAGTTTGGGATGCTTCTAAGCCTGATGGTACACCTAGAAAATTAATGGATGTATCAAATTTAAATAACCTTGGTTTTACACATAAAGTAGATTTAAGAGAGGGTATTGAATTAACCTATAAAGACTTTGTTGCTAAGAATAAATTTGTAGAGAGGTAA
- a CDS encoding nucleotidyltransferase family protein, producing MGYIDQYKGQIIEICKKLPITKLYVFGSVVTDKFTKSSDIDFIVKLKENISFEDYSDSYFNLQYALRNLFKREIDIVTEPSIRNPYFKKEVDETKLLIYEV from the coding sequence ATGGGCTATATAGATCAATATAAGGGACAAATCATCGAAATTTGCAAAAAATTACCCATAACAAAATTATATGTTTTTGGGTCGGTAGTTACAGATAAATTTACTAAGAGTAGTGATATTGATTTTATTGTAAAATTAAAAGAAAATATAAGTTTCGAAGATTACTCTGATAGTTATTTTAACCTTCAGTATGCACTAAGAAACCTTTTTAAAAGAGAAATAGACATAGTAACCGAACCTAGTATTCGGAATCCTTATTTTAAAAAAGAAGTTGATGAAACAAAATTACTAATCTATGAAGTATAA
- a CDS encoding HepT-like ribonuclease domain-containing protein: MIFSSIKNNRLLKRAIEREIEIIGEATQRILKIDANFPISNARKIVDTRNWVIHGYDFVDDQIIWNIIINQLPKLLQEVNNEISKRDQ; encoded by the coding sequence GTGATTTTTTCATCTATAAAAAATAATCGACTCCTCAAAAGAGCTATAGAAAGAGAAATTGAAATTATAGGAGAAGCCACTCAACGGATTTTAAAAATTGATGCAAACTTTCCTATATCAAATGCACGAAAAATTGTGGATACTCGAAATTGGGTGATACATGGTTATGACTTTGTTGATGATCAAATAATTTGGAATATCATAATTAATCAACTCCCTAAATTGTTACAAGAAGTAAACAATGAAATCTCTAAAAGAGATCAATAA